Within the Gracilinema caldarium DSM 7334 genome, the region TGAGACGTAACGGAGCACTTATCGGTCTGGACAGCAATTTTGTTATTTATGATGATGATGACACGGTAACCCTTCTTTCGAGTATCATGCCCAATACAACAAGGGCAGAGGCGGCAAAGGTCGCCCATCATATAGCCCGAGCAAAGGACTATTTTCTTACCCCCGATGACCCAGAACTGGCCTTAATTGATCATCGACCCCAATTCAGAAATATCTACAAGCTCTATGAAGAACGGCTTAAGGCGATTGGAAATGTAGACTTTGGTGATCTCATAAAAAAACCTGTAGAAATTCTGCGAGCCTTTCCTGAGGTAAGACAACGGTTCCAAGATCGTTTTCAAGTCATTTTAGTTGATGAATATCAGGATTCCAATGTAGCTCAATTTGAGCTTCTCAAGGAACTCTATACATCCCAAACGTATCTTTGTGTGGTTGGCGATGACGATCAGTCTATTTACCGGTTCCGGGGCGCCGAGGTCCGCAACATTTTGGAGTTCCCCGATCGTTTCTCCGAAACGGACATCATCCGCCTAGAGCGAAACTATCGTTCTACAGCCCCCATACTTGCGGTGGCGGGAGCTGTTGTCGACAACAACCAGGGACGGCTTGGCAAGACCCTACAGGCAGAGCGGGGGAATGGGAAATTGCCTACCCTGGTTTTTTTACCGGATCAGGAAACAGAGGCTTCATTTTGTGCAGAGCTTATCGAAAAATCCCTTCGTAGTCGAGGTGGGACCTATTCAGACTGGGCTATACTTTATCGAACCAATGCCCAATCTCTTACCTTTGAGACTGAATTATTACGCCGTCACATCCCTTATAAAGTAGTTGGCTCCTTAAAATTTTATGAACGGGAAGAAATTAAGGATGCCCTGGCACTCCTTTCTATTATGGTAAACCCCCGGGATGAGATTGCCTTTAAGCGGGTCATCAATAAACCTGCACGCGGTCTTGGTCAGGTTACGATTGATAAAATCATCGAAGCCGCTTCCCATGCGGAACCTGCTTCACGGGGAAATCTTTTGGAATCCTGCCGAAACATCTTGCCAGAACTTTCTAAAAAAGCCCGTAATGGCCTTGAGGGCTTTTTAAGGATTCTGGCGCAGAGCCGTTCGATGATCACTACCGAAGGGGATGTATGTAAGAACAGCAGTGTAGCATCAGACCGGCTCACCGCCGGGGATGGCCTTTCGGCGCTCATTGTCTATATTCTGGAAGCCAGCGGTATTGCTGAGTATCACGCAACAGAAGATGAAATTGCCGGGACTCAGCGCCTATCCAACTTACAGGAACTGGCTAATGCAGCGAGCCTCTATCCGGCTACAGAGGAAGGACTCGCGGAATTTCTTGAACATATTGAACTTGACCGTTCTCTGGAAAGCGGCGAAGAAAGTAACGATTCGGTTACCCTTATTACGGTTCATAACACCAAGGGACTCGAATTCCGTAAGGTTATTATTACCGGCCTTGAACAGGGAATCTTCCCTCGGGATGATAAACAAGATGAAGATCTGGAAGAAGAACGGAGGCTTTTTTACGTAGGGGTAACCCGGGCCAAGGATGAATTGTACCTAACCACCTGTGCGCTTCGCCGGATGTATGGCCGGGCCAGTTATAATCAGCCATCCCTCTTTCTGTCTGAAATCCCTTTGGACTATATAAAAATCCTAGGACAGATTCCCCGAGGGTTTAAATCGGGCCCAAAAAGTGCTTCCATTTGTGATCCGAGCCTTCATGGTGCAGGCCAACGCGATGCCGAAGACGGCAGATTGGGCCCTTATGCTCGACAGCTGCCGCGGGCCCCTCGGACTGTCTCTAGTGATGGCCTATGGCGGATCGGCGCTTCCCTCTTCCACGATGATTACGGCTATGGTCAGGTTGTCCGAATCTCCGAGGGGCCCGAAGGCCCCCTGATAGAGGCCCAGTTTGAAACAGGAAAACAGGTTCGCTTTTTGAGTAAATACCAGAGCGAACGCTTTATGAGGATTGAACGGGATGGATACTAGGTTACTGAATTATGTAGAACCCATTCGTCGGGCCAGGGGCGATTTTCTCTATACCTACCGGGGAAATCGACTGGTGGACCTCTGGAAGCAGGGCGGCAGGGCCATACTTGGCCACGGTAAAAGCCACCATCTGACCGGTCTCAAGGATACCCTTGCTCGTGGGGTATGGATGCCTGTGCCGCATCCCGGTATGCGCCACTTGGAAAAGGCGTTGCAAAAACTTTTCCCTGGCAAGGTCCTGCGCATATACCGTGGTCTTAACCGAACCTTAACGGTGGTTGGGAATTTTCTGGCGCAACAGATTACCTGGGAAGACATTCCAGACCCTGCCTATCCTGGCTTGCGACCAGCATGGAGCCGTTTCAGCAATCGTATTACCCTGTGGCGCCCCTGGATTGATACTGTAGGGGAGGTATCAAGCCTGAGGGCCCCCCACCTTCAGGACTATCACCAGGATATTATCGTCCCTCTGTTACCCCTGGCCTGGCCAGAGGAAGTAGCGGTGCTCATCCTCTCTGATTCGGTGGCACCTTTGTTTCCACCCAGTGAACTGCTTTCGCCGGTTTTTGCAGAATATGCACAACGGGCTGTATATGACTTACTACAAGCTATCGAACAGGCCCCGAAAGTGATGCTGCCAAAGACCCAACAAGCGCTTCTCAATTCATCAATATGGAAAGGTTCCAGTGTGTATTGGTATGTAGATGCATCTTTTGCTCAGAATGACTATGAAGGTCTGTTTCGGGAAGGCCTTCAGAAAGGTTTCCTCCTCCCCCCAATAGTAGAAGACCCCCTCATCTTGCCCTGGTCTCTCAGCCCGGGCCTGGATGTAAAACTGGCGCAGCTCTTGTCTTTTAATGCCGAAGCATAGATACTATAGCTAT harbors:
- a CDS encoding ATP-dependent helicase; translation: MENYLSVLNPEQRQAVLHWGKPLLILAGAGSGKTRVITTKIAYLVRERGVDPRSILAVTFTNKAAREMAERAQLIDSRAAEAMIRTFHSFGAWFLRRNGALIGLDSNFVIYDDDDTVTLLSSIMPNTTRAEAAKVAHHIARAKDYFLTPDDPELALIDHRPQFRNIYKLYEERLKAIGNVDFGDLIKKPVEILRAFPEVRQRFQDRFQVILVDEYQDSNVAQFELLKELYTSQTYLCVVGDDDQSIYRFRGAEVRNILEFPDRFSETDIIRLERNYRSTAPILAVAGAVVDNNQGRLGKTLQAERGNGKLPTLVFLPDQETEASFCAELIEKSLRSRGGTYSDWAILYRTNAQSLTFETELLRRHIPYKVVGSLKFYEREEIKDALALLSIMVNPRDEIAFKRVINKPARGLGQVTIDKIIEAASHAEPASRGNLLESCRNILPELSKKARNGLEGFLRILAQSRSMITTEGDVCKNSSVASDRLTAGDGLSALIVYILEASGIAEYHATEDEIAGTQRLSNLQELANAASLYPATEEGLAEFLEHIELDRSLESGEESNDSVTLITVHNTKGLEFRKVIITGLEQGIFPRDDKQDEDLEEERRLFYVGVTRAKDELYLTTCALRRMYGRASYNQPSLFLSEIPLDYIKILGQIPRGFKSGPKSASICDPSLHGAGQRDAEDGRLGPYARQLPRAPRTVSSDGLWRIGASLFHDDYGYGQVVRISEGPEGPLIEAQFETGKQVRFLSKYQSERFMRIERDGY